The Coffea arabica cultivar ET-39 chromosome 1e, Coffea Arabica ET-39 HiFi, whole genome shotgun sequence genome has a window encoding:
- the LOC140016646 gene encoding zinc finger BED domain-containing protein RICESLEEPER 2-like has translation MGDNAATTAASPSVDHSSSMDPKNIPRAFEIEICQAPPPPTSATKVSSKSTYFINDKWKLHKKILSVCSHAGEVIGRTIEKYLLDWKISKVLTVTVDNASSNDTCLQYLRRRLINWKGTVLNGEYLHMRCVAHVLNLTVREGLKDLEDSIVRIRSAMRYVKSSPARVQRFKSFIEKERIKSKSLVCLDIETRWNSAFLMLEAALKFQKAFELLETKDSKYMEELTLQSENDTHKSSKVRGVPTEMDWEHAKDLLPFLKNFYDPTVKISVSRYVTGNVYMNETFGIGGLLNSFQESDDFCLSTMAGNMKKKCDKYWGNVERINILIMIAVVLDPWLN, from the exons ATGGGAGATAATGCAGCTACTACAGCTGCAAGCCCAAGTGTTGATCATTCATCATCAATGGATCCAAAAAATATTCCTAGAGCCTTTGAAATTGAGATATGTCAAGCACCGCCTCCTCCAACATCCGCGACAAAAGTGTCAAGCAAGAGCA CTTACTTCATTAATGATAAATGGAAATTGCACAAAAAGATTTTAAGTGTTTGTAGTCATGCGGGTGAAGTAATTGGTAGAACTATAGAAAAATACTTGCTTGATTGGAAAATTAGTAAAGTTTTGACTGTTACGGTAGACAATGCTAGCTCAAATGACACTTGTTTGCAATATTTGAGAAGAAGGCTTATTAATTGGAAAGGTACTGTCTTAAATGGAGAATACTTGCATATGAGATGTGTTGCCCATGTCTTGAATTTGACGGTTAGGGAGGGATTGAAAGACTTGGAAGACTCTATTGTTAGGATTCGATCAGCTATGAGATATGTTAAGTCTTCGCCTGCTAGAGTTCAAAGATTCAAATCTTTcatagaaaaagaaagaatcaaAAGTAAAAGTCTTGTGTGCCTTGATATTGAAACTAGGTGGAATTCCGCATTTTTAATGTTAGAGGCTGCTCTAAAATTTCAAAAGGCATTTGAGTTGTTAGAAACTAAGGATAGCAAGTATATGGAAGAGTTAACTCTACAAAGTGAGAATGATACTCATAAGAGTTCTAAGGTGAGAGGTGTGCCAACTGAAATGGATTGGGAGCATGCAAAAGATTTGTTGccttttctaaaaaatttttatgatCCTACTGTGAAAATATCAGTCTCACGTTATGTGACaggaaatgtatatatgaatgaaACTTTTGGCATTGGTGGTCTTCTTAATTCATTTCAAGAAAGTGATGACTTTTGTTTGTCAACTATGGCTGGGAATATGAAGAAAAAATGTGACAAATATTGGGGTAATGTTGAAAGGATTAACATATTGATTATGATTGCTGTTGTTCTAGATCCCTGGCTAAACTAA